The following are encoded together in the Hyalangium minutum genome:
- a CDS encoding PIG-L family deacetylase has protein sequence MSLGVGSTALAQAPRQPHAGELAAGFRRLGVVGSVLYVAAHPDDENTRFLAWLASGRGIRTGYLSLTRGDGGQNLIGTEQDELLGLIRTQELLAARRIDGAEQLFTRARDFGYSKSAEETLRIWNKDEVLADVVLAIRRFQPDAIVTRFSNRPPNHGQHTASALLAEEAFEAAADPQRFPEQLGALKPWKADRLLQNVASWDLPPNTDMSVYPKVDVGGFDPLLGRSWGEVAAESRSQHKSQGFGVAAERGPLLEYFQPLAGTRPVSDPFEKLEFSWRRWPGTEKIVQAVEEAQRGFDPRAPHQSIPALLRVHEAISALPADHPWKALKLRETEALVAACAGLFLEARAAEASAVPGSQVALNLMALNRSPAALKLVSVTLPGGETVDAGTELAVNAPFKLSKTVALPEEASISTPYWLRKPVAGAALFEVPDRALIGRPEGDPALSVSFVYEAGGKRFTGVRPVVYAWVDPVRGELYRAFEIVSAVTATLDREVLMFPNGKAQPVSVVLAAGKAEASGKARLEVPQGWKVEPAEIPFQLGARGDERTVQFQLTPPKGATERGLLRVVVDSGGRSESWRVRQVNHDHIPPQAVRQPSEAQLVPFTLVTKVRRIGYIPGPGDRVAESLAAVGYEVTLLPEERLASEKLERFDAILVGVRAFNATPRLGLHRDRLLKYVEQGGRLIVQYNTNSRVGPLSGLISPYPLEIGRDRVTDETATMTPISLVEPLMSAPNRLGPADFQGWVQERGLYFASKWDEKYRPVFSMNDPGEEPLRGGLLVARHGKGSFAYTGIAFFRQLPAGVPGAYRLLANLLAQ, from the coding sequence ATGAGCCTCGGAGTTGGGTCGACGGCCCTCGCACAAGCGCCTCGGCAGCCTCACGCGGGAGAACTCGCTGCGGGCTTCCGGCGCCTCGGTGTGGTGGGAAGTGTCCTCTATGTGGCCGCCCACCCCGATGACGAGAACACGCGCTTTCTTGCCTGGCTCGCCAGCGGACGCGGCATTCGCACGGGGTACCTCTCCCTGACACGCGGAGACGGGGGGCAGAACCTCATCGGCACCGAGCAGGACGAGCTGCTCGGGCTCATCCGCACCCAGGAGCTCCTCGCCGCCCGGCGCATCGACGGCGCCGAGCAGCTCTTCACCCGCGCGCGAGACTTCGGCTACTCCAAGAGCGCCGAGGAGACGCTGCGCATCTGGAACAAGGACGAGGTGCTGGCCGATGTCGTGCTCGCCATCCGCCGCTTCCAGCCGGATGCGATCGTCACCCGCTTCAGCAACCGGCCGCCGAACCATGGCCAGCACACGGCTTCGGCCCTGCTGGCGGAGGAGGCCTTCGAGGCCGCTGCCGACCCCCAGCGCTTCCCCGAGCAGCTCGGAGCGCTCAAGCCCTGGAAGGCGGATCGGCTCCTGCAGAACGTCGCTTCCTGGGACCTCCCGCCCAACACCGACATGTCGGTGTACCCCAAGGTTGATGTCGGTGGGTTCGACCCACTTCTCGGCCGCTCCTGGGGCGAAGTGGCCGCCGAGAGCCGCAGCCAGCACAAGAGCCAGGGCTTCGGTGTGGCCGCCGAGCGTGGACCGCTGCTGGAGTACTTCCAGCCCCTCGCCGGGACGCGCCCTGTCTCGGATCCCTTCGAGAAGCTCGAGTTCTCGTGGCGCCGGTGGCCGGGCACCGAGAAGATCGTCCAGGCCGTCGAGGAGGCGCAGCGAGGCTTCGATCCCCGCGCGCCCCACCAGAGCATCCCCGCGCTGCTGCGGGTTCATGAGGCGATCTCGGCCCTGCCCGCGGACCACCCGTGGAAGGCCCTCAAGCTGCGCGAGACCGAGGCGCTCGTGGCTGCTTGCGCGGGCCTGTTCCTGGAAGCGCGTGCGGCGGAGGCCTCGGCCGTTCCGGGCAGCCAGGTGGCGCTCAACCTGATGGCGCTGAACCGCTCGCCTGCCGCGCTCAAGCTGGTGAGTGTGACGTTGCCGGGCGGTGAGACCGTGGATGCGGGCACCGAGCTGGCCGTGAACGCGCCGTTCAAGCTCTCCAAGACGGTGGCGCTTCCGGAGGAGGCGTCGATCTCCACGCCCTACTGGCTGCGCAAGCCGGTCGCGGGGGCGGCGCTGTTCGAGGTGCCGGACCGTGCCCTCATCGGACGCCCCGAGGGAGATCCCGCCCTCTCCGTGTCCTTCGTGTACGAGGCCGGAGGCAAGCGCTTCACCGGAGTCCGGCCCGTGGTCTACGCCTGGGTCGATCCGGTGCGCGGCGAGCTGTACCGGGCGTTCGAGATCGTCTCCGCTGTCACCGCGACGCTCGACCGCGAGGTCCTCATGTTCCCCAACGGCAAGGCTCAGCCGGTCTCGGTGGTCCTCGCCGCTGGCAAGGCCGAGGCCTCCGGCAAGGCCCGGCTCGAGGTGCCGCAGGGCTGGAAGGTGGAGCCCGCGGAGATTCCCTTCCAGCTCGGCGCCCGCGGTGATGAGCGCACCGTTCAGTTCCAGCTCACCCCGCCCAAAGGCGCCACCGAGCGGGGCCTCCTGCGCGTCGTCGTGGACAGCGGCGGGCGCAGCGAGTCCTGGCGGGTCCGCCAGGTGAACCACGACCACATCCCGCCGCAAGCGGTGCGCCAGCCGTCGGAGGCCCAGCTGGTTCCCTTCACCCTCGTCACGAAGGTGCGCCGCATCGGCTACATCCCCGGGCCGGGAGATCGCGTGGCCGAGAGCCTCGCCGCCGTGGGCTACGAGGTGACGCTCCTCCCCGAGGAGCGCCTGGCCTCCGAGAAGCTCGAGCGCTTCGACGCCATCCTCGTGGGCGTGCGCGCCTTCAACGCCACGCCGCGCCTTGGGCTTCACCGCGACCGGCTCCTGAAGTACGTCGAGCAGGGCGGGCGCCTCATCGTCCAGTACAACACCAACAGCCGCGTGGGGCCGCTCAGCGGGCTCATCAGCCCCTATCCGCTGGAGATTGGCCGCGACCGCGTCACGGACGAGACCGCCACCATGACGCCCATCAGCCTGGTCGAGCCGCTCATGAGCGCTCCCAACCGCCTGGGGCCCGCCGACTTCCAGGGCTGGGTCCAGGAGCGCGGGCTCTACTTCGCCTCCAAGTGGGACGAGAAGTACCGTCCCGTGTTCTCCATGAATGATCCCGGCGAGGAGCCCCTCCGCGGCGGCCTGCTCGTGGCTCGCCACGGCAAGGGGAGCTTTGCGTACACGGGCATCGCCTTCTTCCGTCAGCTCCCTGCGGGTGTGCCCGGCGCGTACCGGCTGCTCGCGAACCTGCTCGCCCAATGA
- a CDS encoding NADP-dependent glyceraldehyde-3-phosphate dehydrogenase produces MSNTFENLFSAEVPASARIPEHTEQREYLVDGKLLIWEGDLAPVRSPVCVKTEKGLEQKVIGATPLLTSKESLAALDAAVRAYDLGRGVWPTMRVAERIEHVERFIVHMQEKRQQVVNLLMWEIGKTQKDAEKEFDRTKDYLVDTIHALKELDRNSARFVQEQGILGQVRRVPFGVALCMGPYNYPLNETFSTLFPALIMGNTVVFKPAKFGVLLIRPLLEAFRDSFPPGVINIIYGRGRETVGALMESGKVDVFAFIGTNQGASELKKMHPKPHRLKAVLGLDAKNPAIILEDADLENTVNECIVGSLSFNGQRCTALKALLVHKKILGAFLEKFIAAVGKLKPGLPWEPGVALTPLPEPGKPAYLKGLVDDALQHGAQVLNPNGGEIHGSFFYPAVVSPVNAKMRLYYEEQFGPVIPIIPFEDDDEAIRYVVDSPFGQQLSLFGKDPKRIAHLIDSCANQVGRINLNTQCQRGPDTFPFSGRKDSAEGTLSVADALRVFSIRTIVATKTTPENKALVHNILTQRESSFLTTDYIF; encoded by the coding sequence ATGTCGAACACGTTCGAAAATCTCTTCTCGGCCGAGGTCCCGGCCTCCGCCCGCATTCCCGAGCACACCGAGCAACGTGAGTACCTCGTCGACGGCAAGCTCCTCATCTGGGAGGGAGACTTGGCGCCGGTCCGCAGCCCCGTGTGCGTGAAGACGGAGAAGGGACTGGAGCAGAAGGTCATCGGCGCCACGCCGCTGCTCACCTCCAAGGAGTCGCTGGCGGCGCTCGACGCGGCGGTGCGGGCGTATGACCTGGGCCGTGGCGTGTGGCCCACCATGCGGGTGGCCGAGCGCATCGAGCACGTGGAGCGCTTCATCGTCCACATGCAAGAGAAGCGGCAGCAGGTGGTGAACCTGCTGATGTGGGAGATCGGCAAGACGCAGAAGGATGCGGAGAAGGAGTTCGACCGGACGAAGGACTACCTGGTCGACACCATCCATGCGCTGAAGGAGCTGGATCGCAACTCGGCGCGGTTCGTCCAGGAGCAGGGCATCCTGGGGCAAGTGCGCCGCGTGCCGTTCGGGGTGGCCCTGTGCATGGGGCCCTACAACTATCCGCTCAACGAGACGTTCAGCACGCTCTTCCCGGCGCTCATCATGGGCAACACGGTGGTCTTCAAGCCGGCCAAGTTCGGCGTGCTGCTCATCCGGCCGCTGCTGGAGGCCTTCCGCGACAGCTTCCCGCCGGGCGTCATCAACATCATCTATGGGCGCGGCCGGGAGACGGTGGGCGCGCTGATGGAGAGCGGCAAGGTGGACGTGTTCGCGTTCATCGGGACCAACCAGGGCGCGAGCGAGCTGAAGAAGATGCACCCCAAGCCGCACCGGCTCAAGGCGGTGCTGGGCCTGGACGCGAAGAACCCGGCCATCATCCTGGAGGACGCGGACCTGGAGAACACGGTGAACGAGTGCATCGTGGGCTCGCTGTCCTTCAACGGCCAGCGGTGCACGGCGCTCAAGGCGCTGCTGGTGCACAAGAAGATCCTCGGGGCCTTCCTGGAGAAGTTCATCGCCGCGGTGGGGAAGCTGAAGCCGGGCCTGCCGTGGGAGCCGGGCGTGGCGCTCACGCCGCTGCCGGAGCCGGGCAAGCCGGCGTACCTGAAGGGGCTGGTGGATGACGCGCTCCAGCACGGGGCGCAGGTGCTCAACCCGAACGGGGGAGAGATCCACGGCTCGTTCTTCTACCCGGCGGTGGTGTCTCCGGTGAACGCGAAGATGCGCCTGTATTACGAGGAGCAGTTCGGTCCGGTGATCCCCATCATCCCCTTCGAGGACGATGATGAGGCGATCCGCTACGTGGTGGACTCGCCGTTCGGGCAGCAGCTGAGCCTGTTCGGGAAGGATCCGAAGCGCATTGCGCACCTGATCGACTCGTGCGCCAACCAGGTGGGCCGCATCAACCTGAACACCCAGTGCCAGCGCGGGCCGGACACGTTCCCGTTCAGTGGGCGCAAGGACTCGGCGGAGGGAACGCTCTCGGTGGCGGATGCGCTGCGCGTGTTCTCCATCCGGACGATCGTCGCGACCAAGACGACGCCGGAGAACAAGGCGCTGGTCCACAACATCCTCACCCAGCGCGAGTCGTCGTTCCTCACGACGGATTACATCTTCTGA
- the bshC gene encoding bacillithiol biosynthesis cysteine-adding enzyme BshC yields MTSSFSSAWLRGDPRALSFLPDRFRHRASRAEAVAAAASRAVSPALLDVLVAQNARLAPSPARERHLELLGRPGTVAVVTGQQVGLFLGPLFTLYKAASAITAARALTEETGRPCVPIFWLQTEDHDLPEIDHCLTPRGTGEPLRSALEHPDAATSRAPVAYRRLGENVTRALTALRAELGRESLAAEHLELLERAYRPEAPMVEAFAQVLSAIFADEGLVFLDPRDARLAPLAAPIHRRAIEEASAIASALAERGNALTEAGFSEQVHIRPGSPLSFFSPEGPEGARYRLDPTAPGSWSLVSHPEGASVTTAELLGWLEREPLRFTTSALVRPLLQDTWLPTAAYVGGPGEIAYFAQLAPLYQHLGLPMPLVVPRARFRVLDDRTRSLLDKLGLSPDDVSTPRDELLARLAARSAGEGFDPPEAVEARLMGALAPELSRLGERMATLDPSFAHAIERTEESVRTALSRLVAKYGRAVAQRDQVTVERLDRLRTYLVPQGAPQERIYSLPYYACRFGTRGFTRLVLEACEPFSGELKDLKP; encoded by the coding sequence GTGACGTCCTCGTTCTCGAGCGCCTGGCTCCGCGGAGATCCGCGGGCTCTCTCCTTCCTTCCGGATCGCTTCCGCCACCGCGCCTCCCGCGCCGAGGCAGTGGCTGCGGCCGCCTCTCGCGCGGTGTCCCCCGCGCTGCTGGACGTGCTCGTGGCCCAGAATGCACGGCTCGCGCCGAGCCCCGCCCGTGAGCGCCACCTGGAGCTGCTCGGCCGCCCTGGCACCGTTGCCGTGGTGACGGGGCAACAGGTGGGACTCTTCCTGGGGCCCCTCTTCACGCTCTACAAGGCGGCCTCGGCCATCACCGCCGCCCGGGCCCTCACGGAAGAGACGGGCCGGCCCTGCGTCCCCATCTTCTGGCTGCAGACCGAGGACCACGATCTCCCCGAGATCGATCACTGCCTCACCCCGCGCGGCACTGGCGAGCCCCTGCGCTCGGCCCTGGAGCACCCAGACGCGGCCACCTCGCGGGCTCCCGTGGCCTACCGTCGCCTGGGGGAGAACGTCACCCGCGCCCTGACGGCCCTGCGCGCCGAGCTGGGTCGGGAGTCCCTCGCAGCTGAGCACCTGGAGCTGCTGGAGCGGGCCTATCGCCCTGAGGCCCCGATGGTGGAGGCCTTCGCTCAGGTCCTCTCTGCCATCTTCGCGGACGAGGGGCTCGTGTTCCTCGATCCGCGCGACGCACGTCTGGCGCCGCTCGCCGCGCCGATCCACCGCAGAGCCATCGAGGAAGCCTCGGCCATCGCCTCCGCGCTCGCCGAGCGGGGCAACGCCCTCACCGAGGCTGGCTTCTCCGAGCAGGTCCACATCCGTCCGGGCTCGCCGCTCAGCTTCTTCTCTCCAGAGGGCCCCGAGGGTGCGCGCTACCGGCTCGACCCCACCGCGCCCGGCAGTTGGAGCCTCGTCAGCCACCCGGAGGGCGCGTCCGTGACGACAGCCGAGCTCCTCGGCTGGCTCGAACGTGAGCCGCTCCGCTTCACGACCTCGGCCCTGGTGCGTCCTCTCCTCCAGGACACGTGGCTACCCACGGCCGCGTACGTCGGAGGCCCCGGAGAGATCGCCTACTTCGCCCAGCTCGCGCCGCTCTACCAGCACCTGGGGCTCCCGATGCCGCTCGTGGTGCCACGAGCCCGGTTCCGGGTGCTCGACGACCGCACGCGCAGCCTGCTCGACAAGCTGGGCCTCTCCCCGGACGACGTGAGCACGCCACGTGACGAGCTGCTGGCCCGCCTCGCCGCCCGGAGCGCAGGGGAAGGCTTCGATCCCCCCGAGGCCGTCGAGGCCCGGCTCATGGGTGCCCTGGCCCCCGAGCTCTCCCGCCTCGGCGAGCGCATGGCCACGCTCGACCCGAGCTTCGCCCATGCCATCGAGCGCACCGAGGAGAGCGTCCGGACTGCCCTCTCGCGCCTCGTGGCCAAGTACGGGCGCGCCGTCGCCCAGCGGGATCAAGTCACCGTCGAGCGCTTGGATCGGCTGCGGACGTACCTCGTCCCGCAGGGCGCGCCGCAGGAGCGCATCTACAGCCTCCCCTACTACGCGTGCCGCTTCGGGACCCGCGGCTTCACCCGGCTCGTGCTCGAGGCATGTGAGCCCTTCTCTGGAGAACTGAAGGACCTGAAGCCATGA
- the bshB1 gene encoding bacillithiol biosynthesis deacetylase BshB1, with translation MTATGPSYGLDVLAFGPHPDDVELFCGGLLASLASRGYRTGIVDLTRGEKSSRGTPETRAAETEAASRVLGLSMRENLGLPDGWVTPWAGFEGHDTEGAVTAPVARVVEVLRRLRPELVIAPWEKERHPDHEATSALVTRALFFASVRKFETEPPSESFTPRQVLYYPMRHLAEPSVVIDVTAAFERKQEAILCYASQVQPRADAPPTLVGSPLSLSSLEARDRFYGAQIGVAYGEPYVLRETLGLADPVDHFRRNSFARPLFFPERR, from the coding sequence ATGACCGCGACCGGCCCCAGCTATGGCCTCGATGTGCTCGCGTTCGGGCCTCACCCCGATGATGTGGAGCTCTTCTGCGGAGGGCTCTTGGCGAGCCTGGCCAGCCGGGGCTACCGCACGGGCATCGTCGACCTAACGCGCGGGGAGAAGAGCTCCCGAGGCACGCCCGAGACCCGCGCCGCGGAGACCGAGGCCGCCTCGCGAGTGCTGGGCCTCTCGATGCGGGAGAACCTGGGCCTGCCCGATGGCTGGGTCACGCCGTGGGCTGGCTTCGAGGGACATGACACCGAGGGTGCAGTGACGGCCCCCGTGGCCCGGGTGGTCGAGGTTCTCCGGCGGCTGCGCCCCGAGCTCGTCATCGCCCCCTGGGAGAAGGAGCGCCACCCGGATCACGAGGCCACCAGCGCGCTCGTGACGCGCGCCCTGTTCTTCGCGTCCGTCCGCAAGTTCGAGACGGAGCCGCCCTCGGAGTCCTTCACCCCGAGACAGGTCCTCTATTACCCGATGCGGCACCTGGCCGAACCGAGCGTGGTCATCGACGTGACCGCAGCCTTCGAGCGCAAGCAGGAGGCGATCCTCTGCTATGCGAGCCAGGTGCAGCCCCGCGCGGACGCTCCGCCTACCCTGGTGGGCTCGCCGCTGTCGCTCAGCTCGCTCGAGGCGCGTGACCGCTTCTACGGCGCTCAGATTGGCGTGGCCTACGGCGAGCCCTACGTGCTCCGGGAGACCCTGGGCCTGGCCGATCCGGTGGATCACTTCCGCCGGAATAGCTTCGCCCGGCCGCTGTTCTTCCCCGAGCGCCGATGA